In Candidatus Promineifilum breve, one genomic interval encodes:
- a CDS encoding response regulator transcription factor: MLESVPETQRVLVVDDNTYTLRIVQHTLEQAGYEVSTAISGAEGLKLINRYGLPHLAIVDLHMPEMSGFEFCRTIHEFSDVPVIMLTAANTEETIVEGLEEHAEDYMVKPFNPPELIARVRRVLARMENYTYTLESTTRIDERLLINFPLREATVEGELVSLTPTETKLLYILVRNGGRIVTTEFLLNRIWPMQDAKEDRLHVHVHRLRGKIEQDPNSPVYILAERGVGYSFQSQL; encoded by the coding sequence ATGCTTGAATCGGTTCCCGAAACGCAACGCGTCCTGGTCGTTGACGACAACACCTATACCCTGCGCATCGTACAGCACACGCTGGAGCAGGCCGGCTACGAAGTTTCCACGGCTATTTCCGGGGCGGAAGGGCTGAAGCTCATCAACCGCTACGGCCTGCCCCATCTGGCGATCGTCGATCTCCACATGCCGGAGATGAGCGGCTTCGAGTTCTGCCGCACCATCCATGAGTTCAGCGACGTGCCGGTCATCATGCTGACCGCGGCCAACACCGAAGAGACCATCGTCGAGGGGTTGGAGGAGCACGCCGAGGATTACATGGTCAAGCCGTTCAACCCGCCGGAGCTAATCGCCCGAGTGCGGCGCGTGCTGGCCCGCATGGAAAATTACACCTACACCCTGGAATCCACGACGCGCATCGACGAGCGGCTGCTGATCAACTTCCCCCTGCGCGAGGCGACGGTCGAGGGCGAGCTGGTCTCGCTGACGCCGACGGAGACGAAGCTGCTCTACATCCTGGTGCGCAACGGCGGCCGCATCGTGACCACCGAGTTCCTGCTCAATCGCATCTGGCCCATGCAGGACGCCAAGGAAGACCGGCTCCACGTCCACGTCCACCGGCTGCGGGGCAAGATCGAGCAAGACCCCAATAGCCCGGTCTATATTCTGGCCGAGCGCGGGGTGGGGTATAGCTTCCAGAGTCAGCTTTAA
- a CDS encoding DEAD/DEAH box helicase: MADEIKAKAQILDYWRAIELFSPQGIPKVNPRDKYEPVIELIADSLPPWHPDHPLQRRSNDRELTWRHQVYCGIFELARVLKLLEDKVGRDPDSPDEYVMQESAVCTFTVTNNGQLLSNSLVISTCPWAAARTINPGPQDPGWLYGFDELSAKIASHFNKTPQIKQDASQLENLSPNEVEQLTTPILSAADVFREASKIIVELGAHAFIDHLAIRVKSYRISRRREEVADDNDSLNSFFINDLERVSSSVQSANLGDGLATLLRSRTPDIISKRIDVREDHVTTYDLLSPARFPQGCWPARNKASLFLSQQLAVNWIMAKFATNLGITSVNGPPGTGKTTLIRELIASVVVERAKRLAELKSPDQAFSGVVERWLDNGYTRSVSFWHHSLEGFELVVASTNNGAVENVVLEIPGRDAVDPDYTREDTYFASFAERLLDAPAWALIAARLGNKSNRSAFVNKFWYAGANQEQSGPGEKVIEKSNFLEYLKDKREGVFDWTIAVDRFKKAIQKETQLRNERLAVYQLAKTIPALRSCVSGLIREVDEAMDLRQAIMEDLSTAEATLDRNTKAIEATINDRLLHQNFRPGLWQIIFSLGKELRRWQGKDHALEMLVTELKAEQPKLMAAVVDIKTQLMTITAGIERLQRKWEAAETDLCEKLGQLDEARRWLGSYLLEPEMLDDAEARERIQPWSDPEWNEARTQVFIEALRLHKSFIHCNAHRFRNNLMVAMDILSGKVSTSITSAGAQHAWASLFFIIPVISTTFASFDRLFRHLKREQLGWLIIDEAGQAIPQAAVGAIWRAKRTVALGDPMQLEPVVTLPLSVQQALRLHYEVDKAWIPGQVSLQQLADEVNPVGSNVDLRYGSMWVGSPLRVHKRCDKPMFDISNTVAYGGQMVFDTPIREPMELRPSTWIDVVSDEVDGHWVPAEGVQVRQLLHEIFACNEDMDRILILSPFRTVARRLWDLTKSNENVQVGTIHIAQGKEADVVVLVLGGNPERPGAFRWASARPNMVNVAVSRAKRRLYIVGNKTLWSKYPYYGDLAHILDLHGNAN, from the coding sequence GTGGCTGATGAAATAAAAGCGAAAGCTCAAATTCTGGATTATTGGCGCGCAATCGAACTTTTTTCCCCTCAGGGCATTCCTAAAGTTAATCCACGAGATAAATACGAGCCTGTCATCGAGCTAATTGCTGATTCACTCCCTCCTTGGCACCCAGACCATCCTTTGCAACGGCGTTCAAATGATCGCGAACTGACCTGGCGCCATCAGGTCTATTGCGGCATCTTTGAACTGGCTAGGGTCCTAAAATTATTAGAAGATAAAGTTGGACGTGATCCTGATTCACCCGATGAATATGTGATGCAGGAAAGCGCTGTTTGTACGTTTACAGTAACAAATAACGGCCAACTTCTTTCTAATTCACTGGTAATTTCAACCTGTCCCTGGGCAGCCGCGCGTACTATTAATCCCGGGCCTCAAGATCCTGGTTGGTTATACGGCTTTGATGAGCTTTCAGCGAAAATCGCTAGCCATTTCAATAAGACGCCGCAAATCAAACAGGACGCTTCTCAGCTCGAAAATCTGTCACCAAACGAAGTTGAACAACTTACCACTCCAATATTGTCGGCCGCAGATGTCTTTAGAGAGGCATCGAAAATTATTGTAGAGCTTGGTGCTCATGCCTTTATCGATCACTTGGCTATCCGGGTCAAATCATATCGAATTTCTCGTCGTCGGGAGGAGGTAGCCGACGATAATGATTCGCTCAATAGTTTTTTTATTAACGATCTGGAGAGGGTTAGCTCTTCGGTCCAGTCCGCTAATTTAGGGGATGGACTAGCGACATTACTCAGAAGTCGTACTCCTGATATTATTTCCAAGCGGATAGACGTAAGAGAAGACCATGTCACCACCTATGACTTGTTGTCGCCGGCTCGTTTTCCCCAGGGTTGTTGGCCGGCTAGAAACAAAGCGTCCCTTTTCCTAAGTCAACAGCTTGCCGTCAATTGGATAATGGCCAAATTCGCCACGAATTTGGGAATCACATCCGTTAACGGGCCACCAGGTACCGGAAAAACGACGCTTATTCGCGAATTAATCGCATCCGTCGTGGTTGAACGGGCGAAACGACTCGCAGAACTCAAGAGCCCTGACCAAGCCTTTTCCGGTGTGGTTGAGAGGTGGTTGGACAATGGCTATACCCGTTCAGTTTCTTTTTGGCACCATAGTTTGGAAGGATTTGAACTCGTAGTTGCCTCAACCAATAATGGTGCAGTAGAAAACGTTGTATTGGAAATACCCGGAAGAGATGCTGTAGATCCAGACTACACGCGAGAGGACACATATTTTGCTAGCTTTGCTGAACGGTTACTGGATGCGCCTGCGTGGGCGCTTATCGCAGCTCGACTCGGTAACAAGTCTAATCGCAGCGCTTTCGTAAATAAGTTCTGGTATGCCGGGGCGAACCAAGAGCAATCGGGGCCGGGGGAGAAGGTTATTGAAAAAAGCAATTTTCTCGAATATCTCAAGGATAAACGCGAAGGAGTTTTCGATTGGACCATAGCTGTTGACCGGTTTAAGAAGGCTATTCAAAAGGAAACTCAACTGCGTAATGAACGACTGGCTGTATACCAACTTGCCAAGACGATTCCTGCTCTTCGCAGTTGTGTGAGCGGCCTGATTCGGGAAGTTGATGAAGCTATGGATCTTCGCCAAGCCATCATGGAGGATTTGTCAACTGCGGAAGCTACTCTTGATCGAAATACAAAGGCCATCGAAGCGACAATCAATGATCGCCTTTTGCACCAAAATTTTCGACCGGGCCTCTGGCAGATCATATTCTCCCTTGGAAAGGAATTACGAAGATGGCAAGGTAAGGACCATGCACTGGAGATGTTGGTTACAGAGTTAAAGGCTGAGCAGCCTAAACTCATGGCGGCGGTCGTTGATATAAAAACTCAATTAATGACGATTACCGCAGGTATTGAACGTTTACAACGTAAATGGGAAGCTGCTGAAACCGATTTATGCGAGAAGCTGGGGCAACTTGATGAGGCAAGGAGGTGGCTAGGCTCATATTTGCTCGAACCCGAGATGCTCGATGATGCTGAAGCTAGAGAACGCATACAACCCTGGTCTGATCCGGAATGGAATGAGGCTCGCACTCAAGTTTTTATCGAGGCGCTTCGACTACATAAATCGTTTATACATTGCAACGCTCATCGATTTCGGAACAACCTTATGGTTGCAATGGATATATTGTCTGGAAAAGTATCTACAAGTATTACTTCAGCCGGTGCCCAACATGCATGGGCAAGTCTATTTTTCATCATCCCCGTCATCTCTACAACATTTGCTTCGTTTGATCGTCTATTTCGTCATTTAAAGCGTGAGCAACTAGGATGGCTCATCATCGATGAGGCAGGTCAAGCCATACCACAGGCTGCCGTAGGTGCGATTTGGCGCGCCAAAAGAACCGTGGCGTTAGGTGATCCAATGCAACTAGAACCAGTTGTCACCTTGCCTCTATCTGTTCAACAGGCCCTCCGATTACATTATGAGGTGGACAAGGCATGGATTCCCGGCCAGGTTTCGCTTCAGCAATTGGCTGATGAAGTCAATCCTGTTGGTAGTAACGTCGATCTCCGCTATGGGTCGATGTGGGTGGGATCACCATTGCGTGTGCATAAACGCTGCGATAAACCCATGTTTGATATCTCCAACACGGTCGCTTATGGAGGACAGATGGTTTTTGATACCCCAATCAGGGAGCCCATGGAACTGAGGCCAAGCACGTGGATCGATGTGGTGAGTGATGAGGTGGATGGCCATTGGGTTCCCGCTGAAGGTGTACAAGTTCGACAACTGCTCCATGAGATATTTGCTTGTAATGAGGATATGGATCGAATATTAATTTTATCACCCTTTCGAACTGTCGCCCGTCGCCTTTGGGACTTAACTAAATCCAATGAGAATGTGCAAGTGGGTACTATCCATATCGCCCAAGGCAAGGAAGCAGATGTGGTTGTTTTGGTTTTGGGTGGTAACCCGGAACGTCCAGGCGCATTTCGCTGGGCTTCAGCCAGACCCAATATGGTCAACGTCGCGGTAAGTCGTGCCAAGCGACGTCTGTACATTGTGGGAAACAAGACCTTGTGGTCAAAATATCCATATTACGGAGACTTAGCTCATATCCTTGATTTGCATGGAAATGCGAACTAA
- a CDS encoding golvesin C-terminal-like domain-containing protein, producing the protein MRTFTRSLAALLIMLAATVLSAAAYQPAADRAPMEDLIIPAADLTADIEKGTTIIGGALAPELASGASFTTEVIEAPIPFNAVVPHWTGDNAETISLQVRTGPDGATWGDWLAVHANHDWMEPGETEIVGEMVLVPQAGVTHRFVQVQVLFNSPETEFFPENSVSTPSLSRLRLTFIDTHDGPTADELLDLQSEIDKDAPLLLPEALTNYPKPFVVSRAAWCQHADCNYSDGLEFHPVSHLIVHHTVSNNASADWPAVVRAIWNFHTYSRGWGDIGYNYLVDPNGVLYEGHNGGEDVVGVHASGANTGSMALALLGTFTAYSPGIRPPDAMLNSAVELLAWAADRRDINVFDASDALPDIAWGLPHLMGHRDVYGTTECPGDQAHLLIPWLREQIAGRIGLVDPFLYADDQTTAFTKSAGANWFVPPYLCGFNNHAWYTWSVDSPASSANWGEWRPNIPATGRYRIDVYAPYCRTGRGETGSATYTISHAGGAGTRTINLQANIGLWTTLGEYNLSQGNGNVIRLTDLTGDSGLGVWFDAVRLLPLSTPPPPPPPPAPNNVDPGVGNWRTNRNVAFAWQIANPEMVTVTTLQVAVDPGFGNVLVNQSWFGAPTSHSHTFGQDYPDLYWRVLVAWSGGPLISSLPTRFRLDATPPQSAVGTPLYYLPRLGRYVVGWSGDDALAGVDRFHVDFRPAGGTWTRWLSDTRLRSANFAPPVAGQVYEFRSQAIDAAGNVEPPAAAADATTAGAIHLPDTLFLPNLRR; encoded by the coding sequence ATGAGAACCTTCACTCGCTCCCTGGCCGCGCTGCTGATCATGCTGGCCGCCACCGTCCTCTCGGCCGCGGCCTATCAGCCTGCCGCCGATCGCGCCCCGATGGAAGACCTGATCATCCCCGCCGCCGACCTGACGGCCGACATCGAGAAGGGCACGACCATCATCGGCGGCGCGCTGGCCCCGGAATTGGCGAGCGGCGCGTCGTTCACCACAGAAGTGATCGAAGCGCCCATCCCATTCAACGCCGTCGTGCCCCATTGGACGGGCGACAACGCCGAAACCATCAGCCTGCAAGTGCGCACCGGCCCCGACGGCGCGACGTGGGGCGATTGGCTGGCCGTCCACGCCAATCACGACTGGATGGAGCCGGGCGAGACGGAGATCGTCGGCGAGATGGTGCTCGTGCCCCAGGCGGGCGTGACGCATCGCTTTGTTCAGGTGCAGGTGCTCTTCAATTCTCCCGAAACCGAGTTTTTTCCTGAAAACTCGGTTTCTACCCCCAGCCTCAGCCGCCTGCGCCTGACCTTCATCGACACCCACGACGGCCCCACGGCCGACGAACTGCTCGACCTACAGTCCGAGATCGACAAGGACGCGCCGCTGCTGCTGCCGGAGGCCCTGACCAACTACCCCAAGCCGTTCGTCGTCAGCCGCGCCGCCTGGTGCCAGCACGCCGATTGCAACTACAGCGACGGGCTGGAGTTCCATCCGGTCAGCCATCTCATCGTCCACCACACCGTGTCCAACAACGCCAGCGCCGACTGGCCGGCCGTGGTGCGGGCCATCTGGAACTTCCACACCTACAGCCGCGGCTGGGGCGACATCGGCTATAACTACCTGGTCGATCCCAACGGCGTGCTCTACGAAGGGCACAACGGCGGCGAGGACGTGGTGGGCGTCCACGCGTCGGGGGCCAACACGGGCAGCATGGCCCTGGCCCTGCTGGGCACGTTCACGGCCTACTCGCCCGGCATCCGCCCGCCGGACGCCATGCTCAATTCGGCCGTCGAGCTGCTCGCATGGGCCGCCGACCGGCGCGACATCAACGTCTTCGACGCCAGCGACGCGCTGCCTGATATAGCGTGGGGCCTGCCCCACCTGATGGGCCACCGCGACGTCTACGGCACGACGGAGTGCCCCGGCGACCAGGCCCATCTGCTCATCCCCTGGCTGCGCGAGCAGATCGCCGGGCGCATCGGCCTGGTCGATCCCTTCCTCTATGCCGACGACCAGACCACGGCCTTCACCAAAAGCGCCGGCGCCAACTGGTTCGTGCCGCCCTACCTGTGCGGCTTCAACAACCACGCCTGGTACACCTGGTCGGTCGATAGCCCGGCGTCGAGCGCCAACTGGGGCGAATGGCGGCCGAACATACCGGCGACAGGCCGCTATCGCATCGACGTCTACGCCCCCTATTGCCGCACCGGCCGGGGCGAGACGGGCAGCGCCACCTATACCATCAGCCACGCCGGCGGGGCCGGCACGCGCACCATTAACTTGCAGGCCAACATCGGCCTGTGGACGACGCTGGGCGAGTACAATCTGAGCCAGGGCAACGGCAACGTCATCCGCCTGACCGATTTGACCGGCGATAGCGGGCTGGGGGTGTGGTTCGACGCCGTGCGCCTGCTGCCGCTGAGCACGCCGCCGCCGCCCCCGCCGCCGCCCGCGCCCAATAACGTGGATCCGGGGGTGGGCAACTGGCGCACCAACCGCAACGTGGCCTTCGCCTGGCAAATCGCCAACCCGGAGATGGTGACGGTGACCACGCTGCAAGTGGCCGTCGATCCCGGCTTCGGCAATGTGCTGGTGAACCAGAGTTGGTTCGGCGCGCCGACGAGCCACAGCCACACCTTCGGCCAGGATTACCCCGACCTGTACTGGCGGGTGTTGGTGGCCTGGTCGGGCGGGCCGCTCATCTCCAGCCTGCCGACGCGCTTCCGGCTGGACGCCACGCCGCCGCAATCGGCCGTGGGCACGCCGCTCTACTACCTGCCCCGGCTGGGCCGCTACGTGGTCGGTTGGAGCGGCGACGACGCGCTGGCCGGGGTCGATCGCTTCCACGTCGATTTCCGCCCGGCCGGCGGCACGTGGACGCGCTGGCTGAGCGACACGCGGCTGCGCTCGGCCAACTTCGCGCCGCCGGTGGCGGGGCAGGTGTACGAGTTTCGCTCGCAGGCCATCGATGCCGCCGGCAACGTGGAACCGCCCGCCGCCGCGGCCGATGCCACCACCGCCGGGGCCATCCACCTGCCGGACACGCTCTTTTTGCCCAACCTCCGGCGCTAA
- a CDS encoding LuxR C-terminal-related transcriptional regulator, translating into MEQLPQLSKREGEVVDQLRQGKSNKLIAASLGISERTVEFHLKNVYDKLQVSSRVELVLKLGESTVVEQGADPENRDTLNSRNWVTSIREAVSTIGKDLKMTDIDILKADARNEGSGMTFFQSIRVCLTQYAEFNGRASRAEFWWFALFVTLVAGALGYLHENVAAIFMIAVLLPFLAAGARRLNDIGKSPWWLLIILAPVGGLVALGFLWAMPAADLLPEDKFAA; encoded by the coding sequence ATGGAACAATTGCCTCAATTGAGTAAGCGCGAAGGGGAAGTGGTCGATCAACTCCGGCAGGGCAAAAGCAATAAGTTGATCGCGGCCTCCCTCGGCATCTCCGAGCGCACCGTTGAATTCCACCTAAAAAATGTTTATGACAAGCTGCAAGTGAGTTCACGGGTCGAACTGGTGCTAAAACTGGGGGAATCCACAGTTGTGGAGCAGGGGGCAGATCCTGAAAATAGAGACACTCTCAATTCAAGGAATTGGGTGACATCCATCAGAGAAGCCGTCTCTACAATCGGCAAGGATCTAAAGATGACAGATATAGATATATTGAAGGCAGATGCCCGCAATGAAGGGAGCGGGATGACATTTTTCCAGTCGATTCGGGTGTGTCTGACCCAATACGCGGAGTTCAACGGCCGCGCGTCGCGGGCGGAGTTTTGGTGGTTTGCGCTGTTCGTCACCCTGGTGGCCGGGGCGTTGGGCTACTTGCACGAGAACGTGGCCGCCATCTTCATGATCGCCGTGCTGCTGCCCTTCCTGGCCGCCGGCGCGCGCCGCCTGAATGACATCGGCAAGAGTCCGTGGTGGCTGCTGATCATATTAGCTCCGGTTGGCGGCCTCGTCGCGCTGGGGTTTTTGTGGGCCATGCCGGCGGCCGACCTGCTGCCCGAAGACAAATTCGCGGCCTGA
- a CDS encoding NAD(P)/FAD-dependent oxidoreductase, whose amino-acid sequence MSKVETIDVLIIGSGPAGTSTALHLLKSDPAWAGRIIIVDKAVHPREKLCGGGLTHLGQNILADLGLELEPRHFEVKEARLVYRGQSYSFYGDPVFRIVRRDEFDQWLARTAEKRGVQLREGEAVKEINPRDEYVEVITERAVYHAQVLVGADGSRSFVRRKLKWDDDSRVARLVEVLTPEDPAATPEFREAVAVFDFTPLDDGLQGYYWDFPSFIKGQAYMNRGVFDSRARPEKDKADLKEILGGEMAERDRELDDYELKGHPIRWWSSDGRFAQPRVILVGDAAGADPLMGEGISFALGYGQPAAEAIRDAFARADFSFDTYGARLKRHPLFVQLSVRTWLARFVYRINNPMVVRIGWRVMQLLVRLTPWRRRDYVPGRRPDFRLTDTASQH is encoded by the coding sequence ATGTCCAAAGTTGAAACCATTGACGTTCTGATTATCGGTTCCGGCCCGGCCGGCACATCGACGGCGCTGCACCTGCTGAAGAGCGATCCCGCCTGGGCCGGGCGCATCATCATCGTCGACAAGGCCGTCCACCCGCGCGAGAAGCTGTGCGGCGGCGGGCTGACCCATCTGGGCCAGAACATCCTGGCCGATCTGGGGCTGGAACTGGAGCCGCGCCACTTCGAGGTGAAGGAAGCCCGGCTCGTCTATCGCGGCCAGAGCTATTCGTTCTATGGCGACCCCGTGTTTCGCATTGTGCGGCGCGATGAGTTCGACCAATGGCTGGCCCGCACGGCCGAGAAGCGCGGCGTACAGTTGCGCGAGGGCGAGGCGGTCAAGGAGATCAACCCGCGCGACGAGTACGTCGAGGTCATCACCGAGCGCGCTGTCTACCATGCCCAGGTGCTGGTGGGGGCCGACGGCTCGCGCAGTTTCGTGCGCCGCAAGCTGAAGTGGGACGACGATTCGCGCGTGGCCCGGCTGGTGGAGGTGCTGACGCCCGAAGACCCGGCAGCCACGCCGGAGTTCCGCGAGGCGGTGGCCGTCTTCGACTTCACGCCGCTGGACGACGGCTTGCAGGGCTACTATTGGGACTTCCCCAGCTTCATCAAGGGGCAGGCCTACATGAACCGGGGCGTGTTCGACAGCCGCGCCCGGCCGGAGAAGGACAAGGCCGACCTGAAGGAGATTCTGGGCGGGGAGATGGCCGAGCGCGACCGCGAACTGGATGATTACGAATTGAAGGGCCATCCCATCCGCTGGTGGAGCAGCGACGGCCGCTTCGCCCAGCCGCGCGTCATCCTGGTGGGCGACGCCGCCGGGGCCGACCCGCTGATGGGCGAGGGCATCTCCTTCGCCCTGGGCTACGGCCAACCGGCGGCCGAGGCCATCCGCGACGCCTTCGCCCGCGCCGACTTCAGTTTCGACACCTACGGCGCTCGCCTGAAGCGCCACCCGCTCTTCGTGCAGCTAAGCGTGCGCACGTGGCTGGCGCGCTTCGTCTACCGGATCAACAATCCAATGGTGGTGCGCATCGGTTGGCGGGTGATGCAGCTGCTGGTGCGCCTGACCCCGTGGCGGCGGCGCGATTATGTGCCCGGCCGCCGGCCGGATTTTCGGCTGACGGATACGGCTTCGCAGCATTAA
- a CDS encoding NADH-quinone oxidoreductase subunit A, which yields MLADWQYIGIFVALSPIFPLAPVVLNRLLGPHRPNPIKQQTYECGIETVGDTWIQFKVQYYIYALVFVVFDIEAVFLFPIAAAYGQLDLFAIGATALFIFLLADGLIYAWNRGVLEWV from the coding sequence GTGCTGGCTGACTGGCAATACATCGGTATTTTCGTGGCGTTATCGCCAATTTTCCCACTGGCCCCTGTGGTGCTTAACCGTTTGTTGGGTCCACATCGGCCGAATCCGATCAAGCAACAGACCTATGAATGCGGCATCGAGACCGTGGGTGACACCTGGATTCAGTTCAAGGTGCAATATTACATCTACGCCCTCGTCTTCGTCGTGTTCGACATCGAGGCCGTTTTCCTGTTCCCGATCGCCGCGGCCTATGGACAGCTTGACCTGTTCGCCATTGGGGCGACGGCGCTGTTCATTTTCCTGCTGGCCGACGGCCTCATTTATGCCTGGAATCGGGGGGTTCTGGAGTGGGTCTAG
- a CDS encoding NAD(P)-dependent oxidoreductase, producing the protein MADLHVHFDRPLTADEAAVLKPLLSPAIALSAGADAPADATILISGRPTREQLAAAPGLRAVVIPWAGLPGETRDLLADFPGVAVHNLHHNAAPVAELALMLLLAAAKFALRYDRALRAGDWRPRYERATPALLLDGKTALILGYGAIGRRVAAACRALGMTTLATRRRLSAPAMDEGTLVHPPAALADLLPRAEALIICLPHTPRTDGLLGAAELGLLPSHSVLVNIGRGRIVDEAALYAALRDGRLRAAGLDVWYSYPPDEAARAAWPPSAYPFHELDNVIMSPHRGGAADETARLRMTALAAMLNDAARGREMGNRVDVEVGY; encoded by the coding sequence ATGGCTGACCTACACGTCCATTTCGACCGCCCCCTGACCGCCGACGAGGCGGCCGTCCTCAAGCCGCTTTTGTCGCCCGCCATCGCCCTGAGCGCAGGGGCGGACGCGCCGGCCGATGCCACCATTCTCATTTCCGGCCGCCCGACGCGCGAGCAACTGGCCGCCGCGCCCGGCCTGCGGGCCGTGGTCATCCCCTGGGCCGGGCTGCCGGGCGAGACGCGCGACCTGCTGGCCGATTTCCCCGGCGTGGCCGTCCATAACCTGCACCACAACGCCGCGCCGGTGGCCGAACTGGCCCTGATGCTGCTGCTGGCCGCGGCCAAGTTCGCGCTGCGCTATGACCGGGCGCTGCGGGCCGGCGACTGGCGGCCGCGCTATGAGCGGGCCACGCCGGCGCTGCTGCTGGACGGCAAGACGGCGCTCATCCTGGGCTATGGGGCCATCGGCCGGCGGGTGGCCGCCGCCTGTCGCGCCCTGGGCATGACCACGCTGGCGACGCGCCGCCGCCTGAGCGCGCCGGCGATGGACGAGGGCACGCTGGTGCATCCGCCGGCGGCGCTGGCCGACCTGCTGCCGCGGGCCGAGGCGCTGATCATCTGCCTGCCGCACACGCCGCGGACGGACGGACTGCTGGGCGCGGCCGAACTGGGGCTACTCCCTTCGCATAGTGTTCTGGTGAATATCGGCCGGGGGCGCATTGTGGACGAGGCCGCGCTCTACGCCGCCTTGCGCGACGGCCGGCTGCGGGCCGCCGGGCTGGACGTGTGGTACAGCTACCCGCCCGACGAGGCCGCCCGCGCCGCCTGGCCGCCGTCGGCCTACCCCTTCCACGAACTGGACAACGTGATCATGAGTCCCCACCGCGGCGGCGCGGCCGACGAGACGGCCCGGCTGCGAATGACGGCGCTGGCGGCGATGCTCAACGACGCGGCCAGGGGGCGGGAGATGGGGAATCGGGTGGATGTGGAGGTGGGGTATTAG
- the nuoH gene encoding NADH-quinone oxidoreductase subunit NuoH produces the protein MDILLDLLKSLLSLSLGDFIRRTFGEGPGTELLIDIGGVVLLSTFCLLIVIFLIWLTRKLVARMQDRIGPNRVGGRFGLLQTVADVVKLLIKEVIHPSGADWVAYNAAPILTVIAALLVWAVMPFAPGVIGVDLNIGIFYVLAISSASVVVLLLAGWGSNNKYALLGAFRAVAQMVSYEVPMILALLVPIILAGTMSTKGIIDAQTIPFLFVAPLSALIFYISTLAETGRTPFDLLEAESEIVAGFHTEYGGMKFGMFFLAEFVTTLFWSGMFVTIYLGGYRFFGLENWVSGDGYPYGRLIGLIAFFAKTFFIYFVYDWVRGTLPRVRVDQILNFNWKFLVPLSLVLIFAVAIVDKLIPAGAGPVARMAIHLALNLLLALGTLQILRRRGRQVREAMTGGDGPGGRETLHSGGHDGHATHGSPAAHGSAGHGEAGDSPLGAREPITVPIH, from the coding sequence ATGGATATTCTTCTTGACCTACTGAAGAGTCTACTCTCATTAAGTCTCGGCGACTTCATTCGCCGCACCTTCGGGGAAGGACCGGGCACGGAACTGCTGATCGACATCGGCGGCGTGGTGCTTCTCAGTACCTTCTGCCTGCTGATCGTCATCTTCCTGATCTGGCTGACGCGCAAGCTGGTGGCCCGGATGCAGGACCGCATCGGCCCCAATCGCGTCGGTGGCCGCTTCGGGCTGCTCCAGACGGTGGCCGACGTCGTCAAGCTGCTGATTAAGGAAGTCATCCACCCGTCGGGCGCCGACTGGGTGGCCTATAACGCCGCGCCCATCCTGACCGTCATCGCCGCCCTGCTGGTGTGGGCGGTCATGCCCTTTGCCCCCGGCGTCATCGGCGTCGATCTGAATATCGGCATCTTCTACGTCCTGGCCATTAGCTCGGCTTCGGTGGTGGTGCTGCTGCTGGCGGGGTGGGGATCGAACAACAAGTATGCCCTGCTGGGCGCGTTCCGGGCCGTGGCCCAGATGGTCAGCTACGAAGTGCCGATGATCCTGGCCCTGCTCGTGCCCATCATCCTGGCCGGCACGATGTCGACCAAGGGCATCATCGACGCCCAGACCATCCCCTTCCTGTTTGTGGCTCCCCTCTCCGCCCTCATCTTCTACATCTCAACCCTGGCCGAGACCGGCCGCACGCCGTTTGACCTGCTGGAAGCGGAGTCGGAGATCGTCGCCGGCTTCCACACCGAATACGGCGGCATGAAGTTCGGCATGTTCTTCCTGGCCGAGTTCGTCACCACGCTCTTCTGGTCGGGCATGTTCGTCACCATCTACCTGGGCGGCTATCGCTTCTTTGGGCTGGAGAACTGGGTCAGCGGCGACGGCTATCCCTACGGCCGTCTCATCGGTCTGATCGCTTTCTTCGCCAAGACCTTCTTTATCTATTTCGTCTACGACTGGGTGCGCGGCACACTGCCGCGCGTCCGTGTCGATCAGATTCTCAACTTCAACTGGAAATTCCTGGTGCCGCTATCGCTGGTGCTCATCTTCGCCGTCGCCATCGTGGATAAGCTCATCCCGGCCGGGGCCGGGCCGGTGGCGCGCATGGCGATTCATTTGGCGCTGAACCTGCTGCTGGCCCTGGGCACGCTGCAAATTCTGCGGCGGCGCGGCCGGCAGGTGCGCGAAGCCATGACCGGCGGCGACGGCCCCGGCGGCCGCGAGACCTTGCACAGTGGCGGCCATGACGGCCACGCCACGCATGGCAGCCCGGCCGCCCACGGGAGCGCGGGCCACGGCGAAGCCGGTGACTCGCCGCTGGGCGCGCGCGAGCCGATCACCGTGCCGATTCATTAG